The genomic region GCTGAAAAACTGCCGATTGTAACATCAAACAAGCCATTCGCAACTGAAACCGAAGTATGCGTTTCAGGACCCCAGATTGTGTTACCAGCAGTGGGAGTGTCATAAATTGTGAACTGGATAGTGTAACTACCGCTTAATGGATTACCCTGCGTATCTGTCAGTCGGCCTTGATAGTTCAGCACTTTCGGTATTTCGGCGAAACACAGATTACACAGATGAAAAACACAGATGAACACAGATAAAAAGTTACGCATAAAAAACCTCCTGTAAGTGCGACCTTCCACTGATTTTGCAGAGGTCAGGTTTAAGGTCGCTATTATTTTTAGGGACGGTTCCTAATAGTCAGTATCTTTTGCTCCCGAACCTCCAGTATTTTTTGCCACTGAATTTCACAGAAACTCATAAAACCGCACTACCTGTAGTAGCGAGGTTTCCTCGCTATTAGGCAGGGAAACCCTTAGTGTCCGTTAAATTTCATTTACCGACGATATTTACCACATTAGAAGCAGCCCTGAATTAAATTCAGGGTTGTCGCTTCTAACGGGATGGATAGCCGAACCTTCGGTTATGTAGTAGCCGATGCTTCAGTCTCCGCCGACACTGAAGCCCGAGATAAACTCGGGCTGAAGTGTCGGCTACAAGGAGACTTCAGCATCGGCTACTTGAAGGGTTGGCTACATAGCGTTGACGAAAAATTTCAACGGACACTACAGGCGCCATGCCTGAGGTCATGCCTGTCGCCATAGGCGACCTGCCCCCCGGGCATGGAGGCATCCGCCGTGGCGGAGCCGTGGCGAACAGGTCCGCCTCTGGCGGAAATCCGCTTTAGCGGAAGTTTCGGTCAGAACCGCCACTGAAATGGCGTAGAAAGCATTGTTTTACTATTATTCTACAAGGAATATTATTACTGTGAACTGGTTTTGCCTCTCAGCGCTTCTTTTGATATTTCATCCCGCAGGTTTTTAAGCCGCTTAGATAACGCATCCTCTTTACCTAATGCACCAACAATTAACTCAATTACATCAGATGCTTTCTTATAGCAGGAGGTGGTTGCCTTCTGCGAGGCTGATGTCGCCTTCTTTGCTTCCGTCTGTGCTTTCAGTTGTTTCTCTTCAGCCGAGAATGCTTCATCAACCAGTTTCTTCAGTTCATCTGATTTGGGTTTGATATCCAGTTCCGTCTTCTTAAGCACATCAGAATACGAGTTCAGGATATCAAGTGTCCGTTTTGCAAACTCACGCTTCGTTGTTTCTGTTAATGCCATATTTTAACGCTTAGGAAAGTATAAAATTAACCACGAATAGACACGAATTTACACGAAAAGTTTTTAACAAAAAATTTAAATTAGTGTTTATTCGTGTTAATTCGTGGTTACGCAGTTTTCTTGTCACCTCCCTTAAGACAGAGAATTGAGAATTAAGAATTGAGAATTAAGAGATTAAGTAAAAAACGATCCTGAATTAAAACTTTTCAGGACAGGTTTAGTACATTTGTACTAATTGAAAAACCAAAATTTACCGACGAGCAATTTTTCAATTAGTCCAATTGGACTAATTGGAATTTTCAAATGAAAAAGCACGCCAAGAGCGTGCTACTACAAAAAATTTTTTATTTTTATTGGTTGAGATTGCTGCACCCTGATTGCCATCAGGGTTCGCAATGACACCTGATTTCTTATTTCTTAATACTGGTTTATTAAGGCAGAGTTTTTGAGAGAGAGAGAGAGAGAGAGAGAGAGTTCAGGTTGGAGCATTAGTATATGTTCTCCTTAAAAGTTAGAGCTTTTAGTCGTGCATTGAAAATTCACGGCTACAAGTTTACAACTACAAGTATTATAACAAAAGACTGGCATTCTGTCAAGTACTTTTTTTTGTATCGCAGATTACCGCAGATGTAAACGCAGATGACCACAGATAGCCCGACCAAGTTCGGAACTCCAGTAACTCCGACTTGTCGGAGCAATTGCAATTGTCAGACAGCCGCTTCGGGCGACTAAAGTCGCCCCTACGAAGCATTTTATCGTAGGAACCAAATTTTGGCCTCGTTCCCGATATTCATCGGGATAAACTCTGCCATTTTTGGAATTTAACAAAGTTCTGGTTTACTATCTAATCTTGTATGATGAATTCAATGCCTAGCCTGAGGGAATATGGTTGCCGAGAAAGGCGAGCCGACTTTACTAACCGATTTTGCCTGACATCTGGAACAAAGGCATAAACAAAGATAATGCAATGAAGCCGACTATCAATCCAATCCCAACAAGTATTACAGGTTCCACCATAGATATCAGGTCTTTTATTGCGATATCCACCTGCTGCTGATAATAAACCGCTACCTTGCTTAGCATCTGGTCAACCGTTCCTGTTTCTTCACCTAACGAAATCATATTGATAACTAGCGGTGTGAACTCGTTACTTGCTTCAAGTGGTGCTGCAATCGTACCGCCATCTCTTACATTGGTATAGACATTAGAGATTACACCTGCGAGTACTTTATTAGCGATACTCGTTTTAACAATTTCTAACGACTGCAGGATTGGTAACCCACTCCTTAAAAGAAGTGATAGTGTCTGACTGAATCGTGATAGTATAATTTTTCGGACTAAAATACCAATCACAGGTATGTTCAATTTGAATTTATCGTATAAGTATCTACCTGTTTTTGTTCTTGTATAAATAAAAAAAACTACAGCAAGGAACACAATACCAACAGCTAAATACAGGGAATTGGCTTTCATGAAACTACTCAAGCCGAGTGTAATCTTTGTAGGTAGTGGTAGTTCTATCCCGAGTCCTAAGAATGTATCCACAAATTTAGGAATAATAAATGTTAGCAGAAATATTACAACTGATATCGCTACAACTACAAGTATAACAGGGTATATCAATGCAGACCTTAATTTACTTTTTATCTCTTGCTCGTATTCCATATATTCTACCAATCTTCTTAATGTTTCATCAAGCGCACCGGAGGCTTCACCTGCACGAACCAAACTTACAAAAAAAGCCGGGAAAACTGCAGAATGTTTCTTCAAGCAATCAGAGAGTGAGATACCGCTTTCTATATTTTTCTGGATATCAGCGATTACTTTCTTAAACGCTTGTTTTCTTGTTTCTTTAACAAGGATATTAAAAGACCGCAACATTGGCAGTCCTGCGTTTATCATTGTTGCAAGTTGCTGTGCAAAAAACATTATATCAGTTTTATTGACTTTTTTACTAAGGGATGGTATCGTAGGGAAACCTGCTTTCTTTTTTTCTGTTTGTTCTCTAATCTCGCCAACATAATAACCCATCTCTTTAAGTTGTAAAGATAATGCAGCAGGGTTTTCAGCAGCCATTACACCGGAGACTGTTTTACCGTATTTATCGCGTGCTTTATAGAGATAGTCAGGCATATTAAAATTCATCTACAACTTCAACTTTAGTTACAATGTTGTAGTTAACAAAGATACGTTTATCTTCACCCCAAACAGTCATATTAAAACCGGTTTCGCCAGGATGCAATGCTGAAGTTGTGCCTTTAATAATACTACCATCAGGATAGTAGACAACAACTTTTTTTTCAACAGATGGTTTTATTGACAGTATCTGTAATTTAGTTTTTGTAGGTACTTGTTTTGTTTTTATATCTTTCAATAATTTATCGCAATACTTTACCATCTCTTCTGGCTTGAATGGTTTAATAATGAAATCATCTGCACCTGTTTTTTTTACATCAAACCTGAACTCAAGTTTATCATAAGTACCGGACATCATAATAATCGGCACATATTTAGTTAGTCCTTTTAGTTCGCGTATTGTTTTACAGACACCAAAACCATCTACTTTTGGCATTGAGATATCAGTTAAAACGATATCAGGCTGTTCCTGTTTGAATTTTTCTATTGCTTCCTCACCATCTGATGCGGTTATTACAGTATATCCATTTTCTGCAAAGATTACGCTCAGTGAGCCTAACAGGTTCTCATCATCTTCAGCAATCAATATCTTTTTCATTATACTTCTCGGGTGACTGCCAGTACTTCATCTATAGTGGTTATACCATTAGATACTTTTTCTAACCCATCCTGATAGAGTGTTTTCATACCGGCTTGTTGTGCTTTTTTTTGTAGTTCAAATCCGCTTGCTCGTTTCATCACCATATCTTTGATTTCATCATTTGGTATTAAAAGTTCGTGAATACCGCTTCTGCCTTTGTAGCCGCGATTATTACAATTCCTGCAGCCGTTACCGATAAAAAACTGGTTTGGTACATCGTTGAGTTCACAACTTAGTTGTTTTAATAATCCTTCAGATGGTGTATATGGCTGTTTACAGGAAGGGCAGATTCTTCTGACGAGCCGCTGTGCTAGTATACCAATCACCGCAGACGAAATTAGAAACGGCTCAACACCCATATCAACCAATCGGATGATTGATTCCGGTGCACTGTTTGTATGTAATGTAGAAAACACGAGATGACCTGTGAGTGCAGCTTGAATAGCAATCTCTGCAGTTTCTAAATCCCTGATTTCACCGACGAGTATCACATCTGGATCCTGTCTTAAAAACGCTCTTAATGCACGTGCGAATGTCATTCCAGTTTTAGGATTTACCTGTACCTGGTTTATAATTTCAAACTCGTATTCTACAGGGTCTTCAACAGTCATTATATTTTTATCTAAAGTATTTATGATATTGAGTGCAGAATAGAGCGTTGTTGTTTTTCCACTGCCTGTAGGACCTGTGACAAGAATGATACCGTGTGGTCTTTGAATCAGTTCTTCCATATTAGCTTTGTTTTCTTTTGAGAAGCCGAGCTGGTCAAGTCGGAAAAGCGCAGTTGATTTATCTAAAAGCCGCATAACAACTTTTTCACCTGAAATAAGCGGCAGAATAGAAACACGGAAATCAACCTGTTTGCTTTCTAATTCAATTGTGAACCTACCATCCTGTGGTACACGCCGTTCTGCGATATCTAAATTTGACATAATTTTTATTCGGGAGACAACCGCAGGTTGCAGTTTCGCAGGTGTTGTCATAACCTCGTACATCTCACCATCAACACGGTAACGAACACGCATATAACCCTTCTCAGGTTCTATATGGATATCAGTTGCGCGTTCTTTGATTGCCTGTAAAATAATCATATTCACTAATTTCACAATAGGTGCTTCTTCAGCCATTTTTATGGATTCATCTTTTTCTTCTGTTTGGGTTTCTACAATTTTTAAATCTTCTGTGACAATTTTTTCGCTTAATTGTTTCATCTCACTGGGAACACCGCTGTAGTATTTATCTATCATTTTGAGCAGCCCGTCTTCTAAACATACAATCGGTTCTATCTCACAGCCAGTATCTTTTTGTAGTTTATCAATTACAGCGATATCTAACGGGTCAACCATAGCAACTGTAAGCCGGTTTTCTATTTTGAAAATAGGTAATGCTTTTAATTCTCGTGCTAATTTTTCAGGTAGTTCAGTAACAACATGCGGGTCTATCAAGTAACTATCAAGTTGAGCATATGGTACATTCATCTGCTCACTTAATGCCTTTAACAGGTCATCTTCTTTAATATAGCCGAGCTGTAACAAAGTTTCACCGAACTGCTTTCCTGTTTTTTTCTGATAAGTTAATGCTTCGGTTAATTCATCTTGTGATATAAGCCCTTTTTCTAATAGAAGGTCACCAATTTTTTTATGTTCTGTTTGCATATCAAAAAAATTTTACCTCGTTATTTCAATTTTTCTAATGCTTGTGTATCAGTTTCATAGATACTGAAGAAATTACTCATTCTGGTAATTTCAAATATTTTTTTTAAGTTAGAACTTAATCCTGCGAGTACTATTTTCCCATTTACAGCATTGAACATTTTCAAAGCACCGATAAATGTACCAAGCCCTGATGAATCAATATAATTAACCTGTGAGAGATTAACAACGACTTTTGTTATATTATTATCTTTGAGTGATTGGAACTCTTCCTGTAGTTGCGGTGCGGTATTGAGTTCAATATCGCCTTTTACAGCCAGTATCATAATACCATCTTTAATTTGGTTTCCTATTTCCATATTTCAGTATTCTATTTTTTCACCTATTTTTACTGGAAAAACCCAGCCTAATTTTGGATTTTTTATTACATTTTTTTGCATCAATTCTCTAAAAAGTTCATCTCTTTTTTTTGCTAAATAATTCTTTGGGTCATATACAAAAATTCCTTCATCAAATGCATCTAAAACAAATCCGGTTTTTGCTCCGAAATATTGGTCCAATTCCCATTTTGTTACCCATTCTGAAGTTACACTATATACGCTTTTAACTTTTAATTCTGTATTCATCCTTTTAAGCGAGAATCTTTTTGGCAGATTTTCAATCACTGCTAATACATCAACATCACTTTCGTATTTTTCTGTAATTTTTTGCTCAGCTCGTGCTACACTACCATACACAATTAAACCAATAAAATCATCTCCAAAATAATTATACAAAGTTTCAGTGTATTCTTTGACTCTATCTCTATAAGGTTGTGCAATCTTATTTAGATTTTTTAATTTTAGCATCTATATCCGCTAATACCTTTTTTAATTCTTTGATATTAAATTTTTTGAAGAATTCTAAGATTATATTCCAGAACTTAAACCCATATTCAAAAAGCCTTGCTGATTTTTCTGCTGTATAAATTTCTGTAGGTAGCACAATTCTATTTTTAAGCTCCTTACCGTAACGAGGTTTTGTTTTCTCGGTTTCAAACGATTTCGCATAATTTACAATTTCTCGTAATAACGACAAATCATTTTCTTTCAGGTTTAATCTTTTTATTTCATCACTATTCTCAATGATACCTTGTTCAATTATTTCTTCTGCTGGGAAATGTGTGTGTTTTACTTCAATACCAAGAAATGAAATAATTGCTTTACAACTTTTTTCTACACTCTGTTGTAAATAGTAAACCGCATGAGCCCAATCGTTGTTATCTCTTGCATTAATAAAACCGTCTATCTCCCATAATGCTTCCTGTAACCAGCCTTTTGTTTTTATATAATTATTCATTTTTTTATTGTGTATTTTACTAATTTCAATTCGTTAAAATCGGGATTAGCGAAATTGTATTCCACTTTATCCATCAACCGATGAATCAGTAAGACACCTAACCCGTGTGGCTTTAAGTCATCAAGGTCACGTGGTTTAATAGTCTCCGGGTCAATCTTCTTGCCAAAATCACGGATTATAATTTCTATTCTATCGTCGGGCACTGTGATTAAAAAATAGATTTTGCCATCCTGCTTGTCTTGATATGCATGTTTTATTATGTTCGCGAATGCTTCATCAATACAGAGTTTAATATCTAACATAGTTTCTACAGGACAGTTTATTTCCTTACCAAATTGTG from Elusimicrobiota bacterium harbors:
- a CDS encoding response regulator is translated as MKKILIAEDDENLLGSLSVIFAENGYTVITASDGEEAIEKFKQEQPDIVLTDISMPKVDGFGVCKTIRELKGLTKYVPIIMMSGTYDKLEFRFDVKKTGADDFIIKPFKPEEMVKYCDKLLKDIKTKQVPTKTKLQILSIKPSVEKKVVVYYPDGSIIKGTTSALHPGETGFNMTVWGEDKRIFVNYNIVTKVEVVDEF
- a CDS encoding STAS domain-containing protein, with translation MEIGNQIKDGIMILAVKGDIELNTAPQLQEEFQSLKDNNITKVVVNLSQVNYIDSSGLGTFIGALKMFNAVNGKIVLAGLSSNLKKIFEITRMSNFFSIYETDTQALEKLK
- a CDS encoding HEPN domain-containing protein, which gives rise to MNNYIKTKGWLQEALWEIDGFINARDNNDWAHAVYYLQQSVEKSCKAIISFLGIEVKHTHFPAEEIIEQGIIENSDEIKRLNLKENDLSLLREIVNYAKSFETEKTKPRYGKELKNRIVLPTEIYTAEKSARLFEYGFKFWNIILEFFKKFNIKELKKVLADIDAKIKKSK
- a CDS encoding type II secretion system F family protein, with protein sequence MNFNMPDYLYKARDKYGKTVSGVMAAENPAALSLQLKEMGYYVGEIREQTEKKKAGFPTIPSLSKKVNKTDIMFFAQQLATMINAGLPMLRSFNILVKETRKQAFKKVIADIQKNIESGISLSDCLKKHSAVFPAFFVSLVRAGEASGALDETLRRLVEYMEYEQEIKSKLRSALIYPVILVVVAISVVIFLLTFIIPKFVDTFLGLGIELPLPTKITLGLSSFMKANSLYLAVGIVFLAVVFFIYTRTKTGRYLYDKFKLNIPVIGILVRKIILSRFSQTLSLLLRSGLPILQSLEIVKTSIANKVLAGVISNVYTNVRDGGTIAAPLEASNEFTPLVINMISLGEETGTVDQMLSKVAVYYQQQVDIAIKDLISMVEPVILVGIGLIVGFIALSLFMPLFQMSGKIG
- a CDS encoding ATP-binding protein: MKQIEFTVLSQPKELYTVFEYLTQFGKEINCPVETMLDIKLCIDEAFANIIKHAYQDKQDGKIYFLITVPDDRIEIIIRDFGKKIDPETIKPRDLDDLKPHGLGVLLIHRLMDKVEYNFANPDFNELKLVKYTIKK
- the pilB gene encoding type IV-A pilus assembly ATPase PilB, yielding MQTEHKKIGDLLLEKGLISQDELTEALTYQKKTGKQFGETLLQLGYIKEDDLLKALSEQMNVPYAQLDSYLIDPHVVTELPEKLARELKALPIFKIENRLTVAMVDPLDIAVIDKLQKDTGCEIEPIVCLEDGLLKMIDKYYSGVPSEMKQLSEKIVTEDLKIVETQTEEKDESIKMAEEAPIVKLVNMIILQAIKERATDIHIEPEKGYMRVRYRVDGEMYEVMTTPAKLQPAVVSRIKIMSNLDIAERRVPQDGRFTIELESKQVDFRVSILPLISGEKVVMRLLDKSTALFRLDQLGFSKENKANMEELIQRPHGIILVTGPTGSGKTTTLYSALNIINTLDKNIMTVEDPVEYEFEIINQVQVNPKTGMTFARALRAFLRQDPDVILVGEIRDLETAEIAIQAALTGHLVFSTLHTNSAPESIIRLVDMGVEPFLISSAVIGILAQRLVRRICPSCKQPYTPSEGLLKQLSCELNDVPNQFFIGNGCRNCNNRGYKGRSGIHELLIPNDEIKDMVMKRASGFELQKKAQQAGMKTLYQDGLEKVSNGITTIDEVLAVTREV